The genomic region TCGATCGGCTCGGTCGCCAGGCTCAGCATCGCCAGCCGCAGGCGCGACAGCGCCGGCGGCCACGAGATCGCCGTCAACGCCGGCAAGATCGCGCATTTGCGCCCGGCCGCCGCCAATCCCGGGACGATCGTCGAAGTGCGCGATCTTTTCTTCGCGACCCCCGCGCGGCTCAAATTCCTGAAGACCGAGAAGGCCGAGGCCGGCGCCATTACCGAGATCGTCAAGCGCATGGCGATCGCCTTCCCGGCCGTGCGCTTCGTGCTGTCCGGCTCCGACCGCACGACGCTGGAATTTCCGGCGACCGGCGACGACCATCTGGCGCGCATGGCGCAGGTGCTCGGCAAGGACTTCCGCGACAACGCCATCGCCCTCGACGCCGTGCGCGAAGAGATTTCGCTGACCGGCTTTGCCGGCGTGCCGACCTTCAATCGCGGCAACTCCGCCCATCAATATGCCTTCGTCAACGGCCGGCCGGTGCAGGACAAGCTGATCCTGTCGGCAATCCGCGGCGCCTATGCCGAGACGATTCCCTCCGGGCGCCATCCGGTGGTGGTGCTGTCGATCACCCTCGATCCCGCACTCGTCGACGTCAACGTGCATCCGGCCAAATCCGACGTGCGCTTCCGCGACCCCGGCCTGGTGCGCGGCCTGATCGTCGGCGCCGTCCGCGAGGCCCTGGCACGCGACGGCAGCCGAGCGGCAACGACCGGGGCGAGCGACATGCTGCGCGCCTTCCGTCCCGGTTTTCAGTCCTACGCCCAGCGGCCGCAGACGGCATGGTCGGCCGAGACCTCGCCCTCCCGGCCCTACCAGCCGGCAAGCGGCCTCGGTGAACGGCCGCAGGCCTCTTTCGACGGGCTGTCGATGCCGACGGCGCGGGCCGAGCCGCAATTTTCGCCGCAGCCGGCAGCAGCCGACACTATAGCCCGTTACCCGCTCGGCGCCGCGCGGGCACAGATCCACGCCAATTACATCGTCGCCCAGACCGAGGACGGGCTTGTCATCGTCGACCAGCATGCCGCCCATGAGCGGCTGGTGTTCGAGGCGATGCGCAAGGCGCTGCATTCGAAGCGGCTGGCCTCGCAGGTGCTGCTCATTCCGGAGATCGTCGACATTCCGGAAGAGGATTGCGACCGGCTGATGCAGCATGCGGGCGAGCTTTCCGAGCTTGGCCTGGCGATCGAACGTTTCGGCCCCGGGGCGATCGCCGTGCGCGAGACACCGGCCATGCTCGGCGAGGTCGATGCACATGGCCTGATCCGCCAGCTTGCCGACGAGATCGCCGAATGGGACACGGCGTCGGGCCTGTCGGCCAAGCTCGAATATGTGGCGGCGACCATGGCCTGCCACGGATCGGTGCGCTCCGGCCGGCGGCTGCGGCCGGAGGAAATGAACGCGCTGCTCAGGGAAATGGAAGTGACGCCCGGCTCCGGCCAGTGCAATCACGGCCGGCCGACCTATATCGAATTGAAGCTCAGCGATATCGAGCGGCTTTTCGGCAGAAGCTAAAAAAGCTGGAAAAGCCGCCTCTGCCGGAGTATGGCAAACGCATGAGAGGCTGCAGGGAACGGAGCGCATGAATTTGTTCGAAGGGCACGGAAACCGCGAGGCGAAGATCCGCTATCTCGATGGCGATTTCCAGATTCTCTCGCCCGGTTCCTATGTCGTCTGCGCAATGACGGGAAAACAGATCCCGCTCGACGAACTGCGCTATTGGAGCGTCGCCCGCCAGGAGCCCTATGCCGACGTGATCTCGGCGATCGAAGCCGACAAACGCGCTGGCGTGCTGCCGAACCAGCGGCGCTGAAGCGCGGCCGCGTGCGAGAGGCCGCAGGTCCGGCCCGCCCCACGAAGCACGGGCCGTTTGCTAGGCAACAGCAAGGTCGATATGCGCTCTCTGCAAATTGCACAGAGCGGCAACGGTTTACTTGAATTGCGCCATATTCTCGGGCGTCACGAGCGCGGCGCCGGAATCGATCAAAGACTCCACCGTCTCTCCGCGAATCGATTTTACCAGCGCTTCCACACCGAGTTCAGCCATCTTCGTGGGGAATTGCGCCACCGAAGCATCCTCGACTCCGCTCTTCAGCGCTTCCTCTTCACCACAGCAGAAGTCGAAACCGACCAGCACAATCTTGTCATTGGCAGTGCCGGCGTTCTTGATGGCGCGCGCAGCGCCAGCAGCGGGCGGGCCGCAAGCGGCATAAATGGCCTTGAGGTCCGGGTTCTTCGTCAGCAGGTCTTCGGCGACACTGATCCCGAGTTCCTCAGTGCAGTTTGTTGCGCCTTTCCCGACGATCTTGACGTCAAGGCCCTGCAGCCCTTCAAGCATGCCCTTCACACGGTCATCAAGCGCTGGCACACCGGGCACACCCTCGAGAATCCCGAGCGTATCGCCCGCTTTGAGAACCGTTTTGAGATATTCGCCCGCGATTTTGCCCGCGGCAAAATTATTGGTCGTGGCAAGCGCCGTTCTGCCTTTCCAATCCGGAATATTGTTATCCATCAGGACGACCTTGACGCCGGCGGCCACCGCCTTGTCCAGAGCCGTGGACACGGTAGGATCGACGGGCGTGAGGGCGATGCCCTGCACGCCTCGTGTCACCATCGACTCGATCTGTGCAATCTGGCCCTCGATGTCAGTTGCGGACGTCCCCTGGCCGTAGATGATCTCGACGCCGGGATTTCTTTTTGCATAATCTTTGGCTGCGTTCTCCATTGTGGCGAAGAACGGTACCGGGAATTTGGTTATAAAGCCGAGCTTGACCGGCTCCTGCGCCAAGGATGGGACTACAGCGACAGCCAGAAGCGCAAGAGCTCCCAGCAGGGATTGCGGTTTCATCATAACACCTCCCATGTTTCGATCGCCCTCCTCTAGAGCGATCTCGTTGTCCACTGCCCTATCGAAGCAGTGATCTCCCTTAAGCCTCGGCGCCTACAATCATCGCGACAAGGTCCTGCTTGTTCGCTTCGGCTGGCTTCAGTTCACCCACCTTGCGACCCTGCCGCAGCACCACGGCCCGATCGGCGATTTCGACGACATGTTCCATATTGTGCGTGATTATGATCACGGCATTGCCTTCGGCTTTGAGCTGATTGACAAGGTCAAGAACTTGGCGAGATTCTCGCACGCCGAGGGCGGCCGTTGGCTCGTCAAGGATCACAAGCTTGCGCGCAAAAACAATGGCGCGCGCGACCGCGATCGCCTGTCGCTGTCCACCAGACATCAGCGCGACCGGCGCGTCGAACCGCGGCAGCTTGACCTTCAGGCGATCGATCACACGCGCTGCTTCCCGCTTCATCACGCCGGTATTGAGGAAGCGGAGCGGGCGCGGCAGCCAGGAAGGGAAAGAGATTTCTCGCCCGCAATAGAAATTCTGCACAGGGGTCAGATTGTCGAAAAGCGCCAGATCCTGATAGACGGTTTCAATGCCGGCGCGGCGGGCCGCCGCCGTTGAATGGAGCAATACGGGAGCACCATCCACGAGGATCTCTCCTTCGTCGAGGCTATGAAGCCCACTAATGCATTTGACGAGCGTCGACTTGCCGGCGCCGTTGTCACCCAGAAGAGCGGTTACCTCGCCTGCATATGCATCAAAGCTTACATTTTTCAGGGCATGAATGGCGCCAAAGCGCTTCTGCGCATTTCGAACCGAAAGGACCGGTGGAGCGGATGCAGCGTTCATTGCACTCTCGCCGATTGAAGCACACGCGCGCGCGCCTCGAGATGGTTACGAAGCACATCGGCCTCAACGGCGATGACGATGACGAGACCGATCGCGATCATTTGAAAGAACACGTCGACGCCGAGAAGGTTAAGGGCGTTGCGGATGACGCCGATTAGCACGGCGCCGATCAGAGCGTGGCCGAGATGGCCTCGTCCGCCGAGGAAGCTGGCACCGCCGATTATCACCGCCGCAATCGTATCGAGCTCCAAGAGATTGCCGTAGATCGGCGAGGCGGCGCCGGTTCGTCCCGCCAGCAGCACCGCGCCGGCGCCGGCACAAAAGCCTGAGATAATGTAGGTCGAGAGCAGAACGCCCTTTACCGGTATACCCATGCTTCTGGCGGCATTCGGCGAGCCGCCGACTGCATAGATCCATCGGCCACAGACCATTGACTTCGTCAAAATCAGAAAAAGAAGCCCGAAGATCCCGACGGCAAGGAAGGAATTGGGCACACCAAACGTCGTACCGCCGCCGATCGCAGTAACTGCATTGGGCATCCCGCGCATGGTGGTGTGGCCAGGGGCCAGTGCAAGTGCAAGGCCACGGCAGATACTCAAGGTCGCGAGGGTAATAATGAAGGGGTGTGGCAGCCTGCCATAGACAAATACCACGCCGTTTACCGCCCCGATTGCAGCACCCGAAAGCAGCATGGCCATAATGACGGCGATCGAGGCATCAACCTGCTGGTAGACCAGTCCGCCGATGACTGTCGCGAGCGCGAGATTCGAGCCGACAGACAGGTCGACACCGCGGGTCAGGATAACGAGCTGCTGCCCCATCGCCACCAGAGCAATCACCGCCGTCTGCGCCAGGATGTTCCCCAGGTTGCCGGGCTTTAGAAAAGCCGGCGTGATCAGACTGACGACGGCGATGAGGATGATGAGGATCAACAATGGGCCTAAGCCCAAAAGCTTCAGTCCTAATGTGATGCCAGATTGTCTCGGGTGGAAGGTTGCACCTTGCGAACCTCCAGGTCGGGACGAATTCTGAGGCAGAATCCCAGAGTCTTCCAAATTTCCCGAGCCTCCCTGGTTTTTTATACATAAGAAACATATGATACACGTACGTCAAATTGTTTCTTATGGATATCTAAACATGCCGGGAGTTGTGCGATGAGGACGGATACGACCTTTAAGCGGGCCTTCAATGATATGATCGATATCATTCGGACATCCGGTCTTGGGGAGGAATTGCCGTCCGAAAACGCACTGCGCGCCCAGCTTTGCGTGAGCAGAACGACGGTGCGGAAGGTGCTGGCGGCGATGTCCGCACGTGGGATCATCATATCCGAAGCGCATAGGCGGATCATACGGGAGCGGCCGCGGCAGATAGAGCGTTATCCGAAGGAAGAGACCTTAGCCATTTCGGAACAGGTCGAGACGAGTTTCATGGAATGGATGCTGCGCGGCGATGCCTGTCCGGGCACAGAAATCAATGAGGCTGAATTAGCTCGGAAATTCGGCGTCGCGACAACCATAGTCCGTGAATTTCTCAATCGATTTCAGAAATATGGGCTGATCGAGAGGCGTCAGAATGCAGGCTGGGTTTTTAAAGGGTTCACCGCGAGTTTCGCACTCGAACTGTTCGAAATCAGAGAAATGTTCGAAATGCGCTCCGCACGTCTCTTCGCTACCCTGCCCGACAGCTCACCCATCTGGAAGCAGGTGCGTGCAATACGAGCGGCGCATTTGGAACTGCTCGCGGACATCGATGCCCGGTTTCAGGATTTCTCGGAACTGGACAGCCGCTTCCATCGCCTGATTGTGGCTGTCGCGCCAAACCGCTTTATCGAAAGCTTCCAAGACGTGATCGCCATGGTCTTCCACTATCACTATCAGTGGAACAAGCGGGATGAACGCGCTCGGAATGAGGTCGCCATTGGGGAACATCTCGCGCTGATCGATGCCCTCGAAAGCCGCAATATCGCGTTGATCAATCACGCTTGTCGGTCGCATCTGACCTCCGCCCGCGAAACTTTGCTTCATTCGATCGTGTAACACATTGCGATTGGGGGTAGCAGAAAGCCCGACGAACCGGCGAACGAGAGGCCGGCGATCCATAGCCTCCGCAAACCAACGCGAGTTCGCGGCAGTCCTTTAGAGCGGCCCAGCCTTTCCGGGCATCGCTTTAACGCCGGCCTTCATCTCCCTTAGGCGCCGCTCGCGGCAGGCAACGATCGCCCGGTCGATGATCAGGCTCGGGGCGAGGTGATCCTCGAACACCATGTCGACCTCGATCACCCGGCACTTTTCCGCGAGCTGTGCCGCCTTGCCGGGATGGCCGGAAAGGCGGACGAAATCCTTTGAAGTGGTGACGATCAACAAGCCCTGACGCTCGGCGGTCGTCAGGATGTCGTCGATCTCGTCCTCGGTCAGGTGCTCGTGGTCGCCGAAGGACTTGGCGACGGCGATTTCGGCGCCGCGCGATTCGACCGTGCGGAAGAATTTGGCGGGATCGGCGATGCCGGCAAAGGCGAGCACCTTCATGCCGGCGAGCGTGTTGTCGCCGCGCACTTTCAGCGATGCGGTGAAATAGGGCTTTGCGGCGCGCGCCGCCATGCGGACGATCCTGTCGGCGGCATTGCCGCCGCCGACCTTCAACAGCGCCGTTGCCGAACGCAGCTGCTGGCGGATCGGTGCGCGCACTGGGCCGCCGGGCACGATATGGCCGTTGCCGAGGCCGCGGGTCGCGTCGATGACCAGCAAGGCATAGTCGATCGCCAGCCGGGCGCTCTGGAAACCGTCATCCATGATGATGAGATCGGCGCCCTCCGCCACCAGACGCTGTGCCCCGTCGACGCGCCGGCGGGAGATCACCGTCAGCGCCTCCCGGGCAAGCAGCAGCGGCTCATCGCCGACGGCGACCGCCCGGTGATGATCGGGATCGACCACCGTCGTCACATCGAGCGAGCCGCCGTAGCCGCGGCTGAGAAAACCCGGTTTCAGCCCTTTCGCCTTGGCGGCGCGGGCGATGGTCAGCGCCGTCGGCGTCTTGCCGGCGCCGCCGACGGTGAAATTGCCGACGCAGATGACCGGAATGGCAACGGAGGCGCGGCGCGCATGGGCCATGCGATGGCCGGCGATACGACCGTAGAGAAAGGAAACCGGCAGCAGCAGCCAGGCCCGCCAATCGGCTTTCCTCCACCAGAACGGCGGCGCTTCGGATATCATCTTGCCGTCCCGCTCCCCTGCCCGCCTTTATCGCGGCCAGACCCCTGCTTTTCTCGACAGGCCGGATTGAGAAGCCAAAACCGATGAAAATGCAAGTCTTTACCGACCGAAGCATGTCGCGCAAAAGTGTGCGCGGTTTTGCGATCACGACATGCGTAAACAAAACCTGAAGCGCGACGCGCTTCAGGCGGGCTGCAGATCCGGCAGCAGCGTCTCGATGGCGGTGATATCGTCGAGCACATGATGGGCGGCCGCGGCAAGGGAATCGCGCGAACCGGTGCCGGTCAGCACCGCAATCCGCAGTCCGGTGCCGGCATTCAGGCCCATGTGCAGATCGTGATTGTTGTCGCCGACCATCGCCACTTCCTCAGGCGAAAGACCGGTCGCGGCGCAGAAGCCGAGCACCATGCCCGGCTCCGGCTTGACGCCGAAACCACTGTCGTAGCCGGCGATGTAATCGACATAGCGGGCGAAACCGAAACGTTCCGCCGTCTGGCGGATCGACCGTTCATTGTCGCTGGAAGCGACGCCGAGCTTGAAGCCGCGGCGATGCAGCCTTGCGAAGAAGCCGGCGAGGTCGGTCACCGGCACGGAAAATTCGGCAGCGCTGGAAAACAGCTCATCGAGGCGGACCGTCAGTTCGCCGACATCGACCATCGAGCCCGCGGCAACCAGGCCCTCGGCGATCTGGCGGGTATTGCCGGCGGCCAGCAGGCTGTCGGGAACGATATGGCCGGTCACAGGATCCATGCCGCAGGCCGACAGCAGCCGGTCGGCGAGAAGCGGGTCCCCTTCGGCGGCGATGCGGGCCAGCTCGCGGTTCACAGGCAGCCAGCTCTCGTCATAGTCGAGCAGCGTGCCGTCCTTGTCGAAGAGAATGCCTTTGATAACGGATGCTGCCGCCATGCTTTATCCTCAGACCTGGGCCACGGCCTTGGGCAGCAGCCGCGCCTTCACCGTCAGCGGATTGATATAGGGTTCCAGCCCCTTGACGGTAGCGGTCAGCGCACCGCGCATCTCGTGCACGGCGGTGATGCCGGCCTCGATCATGTTGCGGCGGGCTTCGTCATTGGTCAAAAGGTAATGCACGCCCTTGGCCAGCATTTCGGTGTCGCGCACCATGCGGGCGCTGCCGCTGCGGGCAAGCTTCTGATAGGCGTCGCGGAAATTCTGCACATGGCCGCCGGAGAGAACGGCGCAGCCGAGCATGGCGGGCTCCAGCGGGTTCTGGCCACCTTCGGCAAAGAGCGAACGGCCGACGAAAGCGATTTCCGTCAGCCGCAAATAGAGGCCCATTTCGCCGATCGTATCGCCGAGGAAAATATCGACATCGGCCGACAGGACGTCGTCACGGGTGCGGCGGGCGACCTTCAGCCCCTGCTTGACCAGGGCCGCCTCAATCTCGTCGCAGCGCTCGGGGTGACGCGGCACGATGATCGTCAATTGACGATCGCGCTCCCTCAGCGCCCGATGGACGATGGCGGCGGCATTCTCCTCGCCGTCGAAGGTCGAGATCGCCGCCCAGGTCTTGCGGTCGCCGATCTGCTTCTTGTAGCGGGCAAGGACCGCGCCGTCATAAGGGGGTGCGTCGGTATCGACCTTCAGATTACCCGAGGTGATGACGGGAACGGCGCCGAGATCGCGGAAACGTTCGGCATCGATATCCGACTGGGCGATGACGAGGGCGAGATTCTCGAACAAGGCTTCGGCGATGGCCGGGCGGCGGCGCCAGCGGGCAAAGGAACGGTCCGACATGCGGGCATTGATCAGGATCTGCGGAATGCGGCGGCGGCCGAGTTCCAGCACCGTTGCCGGCCAGATCTCGGATTCGGCGATGATGGCGCAATCGGGCTGCCAGTAATCGAGGAAGCGGCTGACCGAGGGCTTCAGGTCGAGCGGCACATATTGGTGGATCGCTTCGCTGCCGAGCCGCTCGGCGGCGAGCCTGGCGGAGGTGATGGTACCGGTGGTCAAAATGACATGGATGTCGCGGCGGCGGATTTCACGGATCAGCGGGATGACGGCATTGGTTTCACCGACACTTGCGGCATGGAACCAGACGAGCGGGCCCTGCGGCCGGTTGGCGCTCGGATAGCCGAAGCGCTCCAGCCGGCGCGCCCGGTCTTCCTTGCCCTTGGCCGTGCGGTAGGTGATATAGAGGCCGACGACAGGAGAGGCCACGGTTCCCGCCAGACGGTATGCGCTCAGACCGAAGCGCGCCATCCGGGAGCTCATCGCGCCAGTCTCCGATCCAAGATCGACATCAAACCCATTCCCTCATTATCGTTGCGGCCGCAATGGCCGATCAATTTGTTCAGAATGCGTCAAACAATCCGATCGACGGGCGCCCGATGCACGAAGGCCGCCCGCCGAGCGTCGATCGGCCGGCCGCCCTGCCAGGGTCGGTTGCTTCAGGCCTTTTCCTGCGGATCGAGCAGACGATGCATATGGACGATGAAGTAGCGCATATGCGCATTGTCGACCGTCTGCTGCGCCTTCGACTTCCAGGCCGTCAGCGCCGTGGCATAATCCGGGAAAATCCCGACGATATCGAGGCCCTTCAGATCGCGGAACTGGACGTCATCGAGGCTTTCCAGTTCGCCGCCAAAAACGAGATGCAAAAGCTGCTTCTTGTCACCGGAGTCAGTCATTTTTTGTTCTCTTTCTGCTATTCTCCTCCGCCACCCCATCTGCGGGATTTTGACGGAAACGTCAACTGTCTCGTCGTCCCGCAAAGGCCGCGAGAAACTCGCCGATGCGGGGCGTGGGCGCTGCGCAGAGGACGTTGTGGGTCACGTCGGCGCTGTTGTAGACGATCGGCCTGTCTTCGAGGTCGACGAGGCCACCGCCGGCGCGGCTGAGGATCAGATCGGCGGCGGCCAGATCCCAATCATGCGAATTGCCCTTGACGAAGGTGCCTTCGAGACGCCCGTCCGCCACCATGGCGATGCGATAGGCAAGCGAGGGAATGTGTTTCTGGCGGCTGACCCGGTCGCGAAATTCCGGCGGAAAGGTCTTCAACAGGTCCTCGCCGACTGCCAGGCGGCTCGTCTCCTCCGGTCCGGCGGCGGAGACGGTGACGGGCACGCCATTTTTCGTCGCCAAGCCGCCGTCGACCGCCTCATAAAGCTCCTCAAGCGCCGGCGCATAGAGCACGCCGGCGACCGGCCGGCCGCGATGAACGACCGCCACGCTGACGCACCAGACCTTCTGCCCGCCGAGAAAGGCGCGCGTGCCGTCGATCGGGTCGACGATGAACAGCGTCTCATGCGAGAGGCGGCCGGCATCATCGTCGGTTTCCTCGGACAGCCAGCCATAATCCGGCCGGGCCTTGCGCAGAATGGTTTCGAGCGTCTTGTTGGCGGCAAAATCGGCGGCGCTGACGGGGGAGCGGTCGCCGTTTTTCCACCAGACCTCGGGAGACTGGTTGAAGAAGCCGAACGCAACCGCACCGGCCTCTTTGGCAGCATCGGCAATCAGCGTGAGATCGCTCTGCCAACGGGCCTTATCCCTATCATTCATCCCGTCAATCCGTTTCCTGCCGTCCGTTTCTCACTGACCATTTCTTATTGGCCAGCCAGCGTCATGCCTTCGATGGCGAAGGTCGGGGCCGCGACGCCGAACTTGCGGTCGATGTCGTTTGCCGGCGTCAGGCGCATGAACATCTCCTTGAGGTTCGAGGCGATCGTCACCTCGGAGACCGGGAAGGTCAGTTCTCCGTTCTCGATCCAGAAACCGGTGGCGCCGCGGCTGTATTCGCCGGTGATCATGTTGACGCCGTGGCCGATCAATTCGGTGACATAAAAGCCATTGCCGACGCTGCGGATCAGGTCCTCCGGCGTGACGTCGCCGGGTTCGAGCGCAAGGTTGGTGGAGGACGGCGAGACGGCGGTGCCGCCGCGCACGCCGCGGCCGTTGGTCTGAAGACCGAGTTCGCGCCCGGTCGAGGTCGACAGGAACCAGTGCTTGAGGACACCGTCCTCGATCATCACCAGCCGCTCGCCCGATACGCCCTCGCCGTCGAAGGGCCGTGAGGAGGGGCCGCGCACGACCAGCGGATCGTCGGTGATCGACAGGCCCGATTTCAGCACCTGCTGACCCATCCTGTCGCGCAGGAAGCTCGACTTGCGGGCGACGGCGGCGCCATTGATCGCGCCGGCGATATGGCCGACGAAACCGCGGGCGACGCGCGGGTCGAAGATGACGGTGACGTCCTTGCCGGTCGGCACCTGGCGCGGATTGATGCGCTTGACCACCCGTTCGCCGGCGCGGCGGCCGATTTCGGCGGGATCGTCGAGCTCTGCATAATAGAGGCGGCTGTCGTAGTCATAGTCGCGCTCCATGCCGGTGCCTTCGCCGGCGATGACGCTGACGGAATGGCCGAAACGCGAGGCCATGTAGCTGCCTTCGAAACCGTGCGAGGTGGCCAGAACCAGGCCGCCCATGCCGGCCGAGGCGCCGGCGCCGGAGGAATTGGTGACACCCTTGACCGCAAGGGCAGCCGTCTCGGCGGCAAGAGCCGCCTCGCGCAGCATCTCGGAGGAGACCGCGGTGGTATCGAGCAATTGCAGGTCGGGATAGGATTTCGAAAGATTCGCCTCATCCGCCAAGCAAGCGAAAGGGTCTTCCGGCGAGACTTTGGCCATGGCGACGGCGCGTTCGGCAAGCGCCTGGAGATCGAAGCCCGGATTGGCCGAAACGCTGGCGACGCGCTTGCCGATGAAGACGCGCAGCGAAAAATCGTCGCTTTCGGAGGATTCCGTGCCCTCGACCTTGCCGAGGCGAACGCTGACCGATTGCGAGCGTGACCGGACGACGACGGCATCGGCGGCATCGGCCC from Rhizobium sp. BT03 harbors:
- the mutL gene encoding DNA mismatch repair endonuclease MutL gives rise to the protein MAIRQLSETLINQIAAGEVIERPASAAKELIENALDAGATRIEIATAGGGKALLRVSDNGSGMDAADLELAVRRHCTSKLSDTLDNIRTLGFRGEALPSIGSVARLSIASRRRDSAGGHEIAVNAGKIAHLRPAAANPGTIVEVRDLFFATPARLKFLKTEKAEAGAITEIVKRMAIAFPAVRFVLSGSDRTTLEFPATGDDHLARMAQVLGKDFRDNAIALDAVREEISLTGFAGVPTFNRGNSAHQYAFVNGRPVQDKLILSAIRGAYAETIPSGRHPVVVLSITLDPALVDVNVHPAKSDVRFRDPGLVRGLIVGAVREALARDGSRAATTGASDMLRAFRPGFQSYAQRPQTAWSAETSPSRPYQPASGLGERPQASFDGLSMPTARAEPQFSPQPAAADTIARYPLGAARAQIHANYIVAQTEDGLVIVDQHAAHERLVFEAMRKALHSKRLASQVLLIPEIVDIPEEDCDRLMQHAGELSELGLAIERFGPGAIAVRETPAMLGEVDAHGLIRQLADEIAEWDTASGLSAKLEYVAATMACHGSVRSGRRLRPEEMNALLREMEVTPGSGQCNHGRPTYIELKLSDIERLFGRS
- a CDS encoding DUF2093 domain-containing protein — protein: MNLFEGHGNREAKIRYLDGDFQILSPGSYVVCAMTGKQIPLDELRYWSVARQEPYADVISAIEADKRAGVLPNQRR
- a CDS encoding sugar ABC transporter substrate-binding protein, giving the protein MKPQSLLGALALLAVAVVPSLAQEPVKLGFITKFPVPFFATMENAAKDYAKRNPGVEIIYGQGTSATDIEGQIAQIESMVTRGVQGIALTPVDPTVSTALDKAVAAGVKVVLMDNNIPDWKGRTALATTNNFAAGKIAGEYLKTVLKAGDTLGILEGVPGVPALDDRVKGMLEGLQGLDVKIVGKGATNCTEELGISVAEDLLTKNPDLKAIYAACGPPAAGAARAIKNAGTANDKIVLVGFDFCCGEEEALKSGVEDASVAQFPTKMAELGVEALVKSIRGETVESLIDSGAALVTPENMAQFK
- a CDS encoding ATP-binding cassette domain-containing protein translates to MNAASAPPVLSVRNAQKRFGAIHALKNVSFDAYAGEVTALLGDNGAGKSTLVKCISGLHSLDEGEILVDGAPVLLHSTAAARRAGIETVYQDLALFDNLTPVQNFYCGREISFPSWLPRPLRFLNTGVMKREAARVIDRLKVKLPRFDAPVALMSGGQRQAIAVARAIVFARKLVILDEPTAALGVRESRQVLDLVNQLKAEGNAVIIITHNMEHVVEIADRAVVLRQGRKVGELKPAEANKQDLVAMIVGAEA
- a CDS encoding ABC transporter permease, which translates into the protein MEDSGILPQNSSRPGGSQGATFHPRQSGITLGLKLLGLGPLLILIILIAVVSLITPAFLKPGNLGNILAQTAVIALVAMGQQLVILTRGVDLSVGSNLALATVIGGLVYQQVDASIAVIMAMLLSGAAIGAVNGVVFVYGRLPHPFIITLATLSICRGLALALAPGHTTMRGMPNAVTAIGGGTTFGVPNSFLAVGIFGLLFLILTKSMVCGRWIYAVGGSPNAARSMGIPVKGVLLSTYIISGFCAGAGAVLLAGRTGAASPIYGNLLELDTIAAVIIGGASFLGGRGHLGHALIGAVLIGVIRNALNLLGVDVFFQMIAIGLVIVIAVEADVLRNHLEARARVLQSARVQ
- a CDS encoding GntR family transcriptional regulator, encoding MRTDTTFKRAFNDMIDIIRTSGLGEELPSENALRAQLCVSRTTVRKVLAAMSARGIIISEAHRRIIRERPRQIERYPKEETLAISEQVETSFMEWMLRGDACPGTEINEAELARKFGVATTIVREFLNRFQKYGLIERRQNAGWVFKGFTASFALELFEIREMFEMRSARLFATLPDSSPIWKQVRAIRAAHLELLADIDARFQDFSELDSRFHRLIVAVAPNRFIESFQDVIAMVFHYHYQWNKRDERARNEVAIGEHLALIDALESRNIALINHACRSHLTSARETLLHSIV
- the lpxK gene encoding tetraacyldisaccharide 4'-kinase yields the protein MISEAPPFWWRKADWRAWLLLPVSFLYGRIAGHRMAHARRASVAIPVICVGNFTVGGAGKTPTALTIARAAKAKGLKPGFLSRGYGGSLDVTTVVDPDHHRAVAVGDEPLLLAREALTVISRRRVDGAQRLVAEGADLIIMDDGFQSARLAIDYALLVIDATRGLGNGHIVPGGPVRAPIRQQLRSATALLKVGGGNAADRIVRMAARAAKPYFTASLKVRGDNTLAGMKVLAFAGIADPAKFFRTVESRGAEIAVAKSFGDHEHLTEDEIDDILTTAERQGLLIVTTSKDFVRLSGHPGKAAQLAEKCRVIEVDMVFEDHLAPSLIIDRAIVACRERRLREMKAGVKAMPGKAGPL
- a CDS encoding HAD family hydrolase, with protein sequence MAAASVIKGILFDKDGTLLDYDESWLPVNRELARIAAEGDPLLADRLLSACGMDPVTGHIVPDSLLAAGNTRQIAEGLVAAGSMVDVGELTVRLDELFSSAAEFSVPVTDLAGFFARLHRRGFKLGVASSDNERSIRQTAERFGFARYVDYIAGYDSGFGVKPEPGMVLGFCAATGLSPEEVAMVGDNNHDLHMGLNAGTGLRIAVLTGTGSRDSLAAAAHHVLDDITAIETLLPDLQPA
- the waaA gene encoding lipid IV(A) 3-deoxy-D-manno-octulosonic acid transferase, with translation MSSRMARFGLSAYRLAGTVASPVVGLYITYRTAKGKEDRARRLERFGYPSANRPQGPLVWFHAASVGETNAVIPLIREIRRRDIHVILTTGTITSARLAAERLGSEAIHQYVPLDLKPSVSRFLDYWQPDCAIIAESEIWPATVLELGRRRIPQILINARMSDRSFARWRRRPAIAEALFENLALVIAQSDIDAERFRDLGAVPVITSGNLKVDTDAPPYDGAVLARYKKQIGDRKTWAAISTFDGEENAAAIVHRALRERDRQLTIIVPRHPERCDEIEAALVKQGLKVARRTRDDVLSADVDIFLGDTIGEMGLYLRLTEIAFVGRSLFAEGGQNPLEPAMLGCAVLSGGHVQNFRDAYQKLARSGSARMVRDTEMLAKGVHYLLTNDEARRNMIEAGITAVHEMRGALTATVKGLEPYINPLTVKARLLPKAVAQV
- a CDS encoding DUF4170 domain-containing protein, which encodes MTDSGDKKQLLHLVFGGELESLDDVQFRDLKGLDIVGIFPDYATALTAWKSKAQQTVDNAHMRYFIVHMHRLLDPQEKA
- a CDS encoding 3'(2'),5'-bisphosphate nucleotidase CysQ, producing MNDRDKARWQSDLTLIADAAKEAGAVAFGFFNQSPEVWWKNGDRSPVSAADFAANKTLETILRKARPDYGWLSEETDDDAGRLSHETLFIVDPIDGTRAFLGGQKVWCVSVAVVHRGRPVAGVLYAPALEELYEAVDGGLATKNGVPVTVSAAGPEETSRLAVGEDLLKTFPPEFRDRVSRQKHIPSLAYRIAMVADGRLEGTFVKGNSHDWDLAAADLILSRAGGGLVDLEDRPIVYNSADVTHNVLCAAPTPRIGEFLAAFAGRRDS